The Dendropsophus ebraccatus isolate aDenEbr1 unplaced genomic scaffold, aDenEbr1.pat pat_scaffold_1770_ctg1, whole genome shotgun sequence region AGGCTAATCTCGCCACCAAATTGACAGGCAAATACCTTTCTGCTCATTCTTCTGATGTCCTGTGCTAGGGAAGTGGGTCAGTGTCAAGGATCAGGAATTCAGCATGATTCATGATTATCAGCTACAGCTAAAATATTCATATATTCACTCAGAAATGTGACCGTAGTTATAgggtccttaaggccctattccacggaacgattatcgtccgtattcggccgatatcggccgctacggacgataatcgtcccgtggaatagagtgcaacgatcagccgacatcgttcatgtcggctgatcgttgcagtcgcttgtttttcaacaagcctatgggctgcccggacgatcagcgatcacccgggcagcccccccgcagctcccagatgcccctcccgcactcacccgctcgctgccgccgcgttgaatagcggcggcagcaagcggggaacgaggagcaagcgagcgagcAGCCAGTGGAATAGGGCATTTAGGCCCACTGCACAGCAGACGCAGAGgtctacacctgctccggagcaggtgtaaattttttacatgatttacgcctgctagcaggcttaaatcatgataaatcaggctcaGAAGAGCGCCAATTCTACAATGCTGCAACCAGTCATTGGTCTTAAGCCATACGAACAGGAAGAGTTATCGCCTGCAGGCCTACGATGACATCACATGCACTGCGGATATGATGCTGCATCCAATCGCTGGTCCTAAGGGATATTAGCCATACATGCAGGAAGTGACCACTGTTTGCTGCAGCTGCACATGCATAATATATGCTGTCCCATCACAGCACTTATGGCAGAGGACACTGACTGGTctttgtacagttttttttaaactgtagaAATACCCctgtaagaaataaaaaaaaaatgggctccTATTATTGTTTTCTAAAGGAGCATGGTTAGGTTTTCTATTTTAAGACCTTGCAGTTTAGAATAAAAGTCGCGCTGTGATGACTATTGGCAACAAGAACAGTTTATCTTTTTCGATAACTCTGCCCCTGGTTAGACAAGGGAAGCAACACCCCTATGGGCTGCTGTGGACCTCTCTACTTACATGACTTTCATGGTCTGTTAATATCTGCTGTGCATCTGATAATCCTAAAATAAGCTATAGGTGTCCTTCTAGTGCCAAATTCTGGCTGACACAAAGGAAGCTTTTAACTTCACATATTACACATTGAAGGAGAATAGAGTTAAATGGGAgtcaaataaaaaatgaaatgaagGTAATCCCTGAATAGGAACCGGTGCATTTCTGTTTTAGCTATGAaatttaatttagattttttGCATACGAGATTTAATTACTGTTACAGTGTGGGCTGTAGATTTCTTGGAAAATGTTCTATTTCCATGGATGTGCTGTGATTACTTTTGCATTTCCCATTTATGCTGAACGTGCATTCATTGCTGAAATTTGTATAGAAGTTAATTTCCATGCAGGTTGTAACATTAGATTAAACAAAAGGCCTTCAAAATCACTGTTTATGCTGTAAGGATCTGCATTGCATTGAAAGATTATTTCTTAAAGCACACCTGTCATTTACAAATGAAGAGAGACCTGTAGACGCAGCACAGTTAGTGGACATAAAGCAGTTATTTATGCGATAGGAGTCTTCTGTTTACCAGATCTATTATATCACCCACCATAAAGTCAAAGGCCCTCTGTCTAACCATTTAGATATCTGTTGCCAATCTAGTTTTTATATGAGGGCATTAAAAAgtgaaagtgtccctgtcatgtacctgtgacaggtcaaaagtttttatcggtcacagacttaaggccatattatacagcatgatattgaggaggaagcgagtgGGAATGGgcgcggggagctgtgggaggtccgatcgtgatttttcaacatgttgaaacgtcGAACATGTCGGCAGAACCATCCCTCCCTCTACACAGAGCTAGGCACAGTTACCAGTCAGGAGGCAGGTTCATCTGGATGATGTAAGATAGGTAATTTTGGTCTTCCAGCTTTTCTAGAGACTTTAATAATTTAGAGCAGTGTATTGATTTTTAAGATAAGGTAATGCTGTAGATTGGCCCAGTCATATATAGTGTATGTCCTAAACTGAATAGCATTTTCAGCTttcatatataattgtttttcctAAAAACTGAGCAAGTTTCTGAATTTGTGTCTATGCACATCTTGTACTTACcctgagttacagcctgtattatagtccagagctgtattcacaattccCCCAGGTTTAAGAGCTAAAATCTAGGTTTCTTTTATGACCAAATGTCAGTGAAAACTATTGTTCTAATGATTTTCTTTCTGGAAAGTGTTGTCTTTACACCATAGAAACCTGGTACAGAAAATAACTTACTGTCCCACTACATTATAGGCGTTCAGACACTGTTTATTGCCTGCCCCTAATACTAACCATTATAACCGTGACTACAGCTCTGAATTGTGATACAgattgtaactcaggattagtggaaaatgtaatatacagtggtatctCTGTACTCAACCACAGTGTGCTCCGGAAGGCTGGTTGAGTACtgggcagtttgagaactgagaattttttcccataagaagtaatgtaaatgtgtttgagTCCAGCATCCACAAATTAAATGTACAAtgtaatcactgcagtacagtactatacatgtaaaattaatgagaCCGTCACACACAATTCTTTATAGTAATTTAGAACAGAAttattttaaaggaaatctgtgagAAAGCTgaaaggtcaaggagacacacagtatctTTCATATATATGTCTGTGATTTTAGGATAAAGATAAATGCTTTCATTCTATagtatgaagagtcaaagaggctttcccaagctcatgAAGTGTAGCAAGCGATAACGCCTCCTTACTCCAACCTCCCATACCTAAGTCTACTTGGGAGCTTGGgaatgcctctttgactcttggcacttcctgtgttcaggAAGGACAGGTggctatatgaaaggtaccatctgTCTCCTTTACCTAACAGttgtctaacagtgtcagcagttcgggatgtgaattgtagctgacagattccctttaagttcaggGCAGATATAGtacgaggtaccactgtatttgcaaaatgttctatgtagattttttttctcttatatcattatattgtatatagattACCTTTATAGCAGTTACAGTAAAAAAGTAAACAGATTTATTGCATATGATTTGCTGAATTTTGGGGCATGATATGCACTAtgtatttttaaaattttgatGTGGTCTGAACCAGGAGTCATTGTGGTGGTCCCCATTGGTTCTGCCTGCTCCACCAGCGACAAGGTCAATGCCTATTAGTCAAGTAAGGAGAAGCGGAGAAAAGCCCCAGGGGGCCGCGCCAATATCTCTTGGTTTAAGCAGCATGAAAGTAATCACAGGCTCCCTTAACTTGTAGCCAACCCAATATTTAAGCTTGATATGCTAGTTTCTGCATAGCATTTGGTATTGTCTAATAATATTGCTTTATTGATTGTACATTTCTAATTTTGCGTGTCTTCTCTTGTTGTAAATTTGCTATCGCTCCTGGAATCCTGGCAGAACTGCTTGTACTGTCCCACTAATAGATTACATTGATGGCAATGTTTATACCATTGAGCCACAGCAAGGTGGCGATAGTGATGGTTTTGCTCGAGGGGCCTGGGACTGGAGCATGCTATGGAAACGAATTCCATTAAGCGACAGAGAAAAGGCCAAACGAAAGCATAGAACTGAACCTTATTGGTAAAGAATGTGATTTTCATTTTCATGTTCATGTTTGTCTaaatattttttctgttttttccccTCATTTCTCCGCCAATCTTGTTCCGTTCGTATGTTTGTCCTTCGTGTCAATCCTTCATCCTGCATCACCACCACTCCGCAGAACCGCATGCACTGTGCCTCTGATAGATGTCATAGATGGCAACACTTACAATTTATTATCACAAGGGGGAGGTGATGAAGATGGGTATGCTAGAGGAGCATGGGATTGGAGTATGCTATGGAAGCGTGTGCCTTGACCAAAAAAGAAAAGGATATGAGAAAAACAAAAACTGAGCCTTATCGGTAATCACTAAACAGCTTGCAGGTTTCATTCCATACAATGTACTGATACATTAAGTTACAGCATGTCTGGTTTAATCTCTGAGCCTTCTTGTACAGTCCCACTTAGCCACCGGTCTTTTATTACGGTCCCTGTACTTTGAAATTCCTAAGTTTATATTTGTCTAGAATGTGACTGATATCCTTGTTGCTGCTGATTTTCCATCACTAACAGCATAAAAAAGCTAAATGTGTTCCTGAGTTACTCCCTTGTCTGAAGCATTTCTACACTCAGCCATTTTCCATTATATTGGTCTCCTATATCTGTgttcatatgctttttttcttcttaaatatATGACAGCCTGTGGGTAaagtgatataatactggagaggTGTATTTATAGACCACATGCATCTGATGTAAGTCTCAAACATAGAGTGAACTAAGCCTAAAACTGCCCATATACATTAAATAATGGGTACCATAATGTTACCACAATTTAATCTATATAGGGGCAGCTGGTTGTTCTAGACATTGCCCATCAAAAGCAGTACTGGACAACATGCCTGATAATGTGTTTCCTTGAGCTATAAGTAGTATTAAgagaacttgccaaactgtttgagtTTGGTAACGTTCTACAAACCTAAACACTCAGCATTAGACTCCCagcggctgtatccatgttttcctgaactccctagggtagcatccaacttcttcagctgccggGACTCATATGCTAAGCGATTCAGTTTAGAGAATgatgccgaacctgaacagtttagtAGGGTTGCTCAATAGTAGCTATAAGCAATTGCAAGAGGCAATCTTTTGACTAATAGCTATATGGCCAGCATAACAAATGGTGTGTGAAAACCATTTATGCCCAACTTTTTTGACATTACAATGGTAGTGATTGTCAACTAGCATCTGTTACCCATAGTGGAAAATTGCGATtgctgaatagaaaaaaaaaataacttcaaACACGGAAGTGGCCGAAAGACTTACATTAAAGTAGAAGTCTACCTAAGATCATCCTCTTAAATATCACATAGGTAAAACATTACAAAAGGCTTCATTTTCAAGCGCCACATTTGGATTTGGAATTTTTAGGTTGTCTGGCTACAAACCCCCTCCGGTGTCCTTGGTGTCTGGATGTTTTCATAACATTTTATAAGGTGATCTTAAGTGTATATCCACTTTGATGTTAAACTAAAATTCAAATTTTATCttaatattaaaaaatgaggcagatttactaaaactgtaaTTCTCAGGCTTAGACAAGATTATTCTGACAcaattttggtgcaatttttggtTAAATTTTAAGCCACCCCCTTATTTGCTGAAGCCACACCTCCAAAGCTGCATCCTTTGACTAAGCTCACATGGACTAGCAGTGCATGGCTGCCTCCACAATATGGAGACAAAACAAGTTTCTAATGCCAGCACTCTTCTTTAACATAACTGTGAGTGGAGCCATTAAAGGCCAAAACATGAAGGTCAGTCCACTGGTTCTCTGTAAGGGCCTAAGTTGCTGTTctgatttatttgtttgttttttagcaaaaaaatgtaataaagatgtgggcccagatttatcaaagggtataaaatatacactagtgtaaactgctaatgacaaccaatcacagctcagctttcattttatcagagctgaaagcggagctgtgattggttgctgtgggcagctaacaccactgtatattttacactctttgcaTAAAACATGGGGGGAGCGCTGGAGTTAGAACTGTCTCCAAcacataataaggctatgttcacatagcttaagagaccgtccgggtcacggaatggccggtctctaaaaaTGATCCTTCGGCCTGCAGTGTTCTGATccggcgcatccgtgtgcgcccacatcagaactttatACCATGCTATGGAGCAAGCGGatggatccgctcgctccatagtgtgcacttacatggttttctacggccgctattcaatgaatagcggccgcagaaaaatgacatgtcagttgtttgcggcatcgggatcccatagacagaaaggtaacgtatatttttgtaataatcacggccattgtataaTGGgacgtggttttacaaaaatatacgttgtgtgaacatagcctaaatgtgatgTACAGAACGTGCACCCAATCTGGTGCATTTCTATTAGTAAGTTTGCCCCAGTGTTTAAACCCCTGTGTCTTGTGCACCACATGATATGCTTGTCTGTAAAGCATATATCCTACCACTTAATGTAACTTGTAGGAATAGTGGAAATCAGCCACGTTCTAGATAGATATTAAGTAAAAGTTTTTGGGTTCATATTCTGTAGAATGCCTTCTATCGCTTCTATTTGCTGATATAATACAGTATTTTGATGTATCTTGAACTTATTGGTGACCTGTAATGATGACTTTTTAATGCATATGCTGATATATGCATTTACTTCTGGCTAAGTGGGACCCAATTACTGAcaaagttactagcagtgaataGTCCCTCAGCATACACTGCCAGTGTTCTTTGCCAGTCATGGACTGTTACCTCTTATTCTGTGTGCACAAAACTTTTAACCTCCCCTTGTTATGTTCAGTCAGTGACTTTTagctgctttctgctgcagaTAAAGCACTGGTTTAGGCATTCACCCCCTATGCCTTTTACTAACACATATCTGATGCCTTTATGATATCATACAAAGCTCTTTCTTCCATTCTATTCTGGAGGTGAGTGTTAATGTAGTGCAAaagaaagaggagctgtaatATAGATGGTTTTCTACATATTGCTCTAATGAAAAGTGTCAGAACAGGTCAGCATAGAAGGCAGAGTTCTTCAACCACTTACTAACATAGAATCATCAACATAAAGTCCACCTCTAATATAGAATACTAACTCTTTTTGCACGTTATTAGAAAATAAACATAAGTCATGAAACATTAGGGTTATTCAAACATACAAATAATGAATGCTTACCATTAAAGCTGCTATAGCTCAAAAGTAGTCATTTTCATTATTATGTTGCTCAGCTCTGTTTAGAacttgttttttttgcttttctagtGCTTATTTTGTGCTGGGTTACCAATGTAAAATACCACAGTTCCCAGCATTATTTATGCACTTATTTATGCAGGGATGTTCACTAAGTTGCTATAAACCTTTCTATGCtttatcctttaaaggggaactatcagcaggatggacatatcagcaggttggatttgtcTTTTGCACAGGAGATGACTCCTCTGCGCCTTTCTGGTGCAGTTAGCCGAAGGAGGGCCCCactgggtgccccagtgctccgaaCGGTCTTACTGGACCGTGGAGCACAGTACTAACTGTATTGAAATGGAAtccaggaggaaggtaagagacatactttcctcctcggcttctcctgtgcaatagggacatatcaacaggttagatttgtctaacctgacgATATTTCCCCTTTATTCATTAAAGCCCATATCCATATAAACAGGACTTGTTCACACCACCTCCTCATGCTGCATGTCAAAGATACACACTATTTCAGTTTGGCAACTGTTGACTGTAGAAGCAAAAAGAGACTCATCCGTAAACCCAACAGGTAGAGTTTTGTAATTGTCTTTATAAAATACTGTTTAATTGTTCATGATAGACAAGGATAATTTGTTCAACTCTGAGTAACTTAATTAACACATAGAAGTCAGGTCTGTGTGTTCCGTATACAACATAAGAGTATATAGGTTACAGATCAATATAATACCTCTCATTGCTCAACCCAGACCTTTCCCTTTGTTTAATGGCTGCCGCCCTGTCTTCCATACCTGTCTTTCCTTCATTCTTACGGGTTTTTCCTCTGTCTTGCTTTAATTATACTGCTTTGACTGGTCCCctgattaagggtacaaacccacttgacgtatttgctgcgtgaatcagtcttaaaaataagcaggcaaaacgcaggttggctttatacaattgttctgcgttaaaatacgcaattgcgtatttttgaagcgtgaagctacatgcgtttttcgcacaggttgttaacaactgatgctttgctaacaacaagcttcacgcttcaaaatacgcaattgcgtattttaacgcagatcaattgtataaagccaacctgcgttttgcctgcttatttttaagactgattcacgcagcaaatacgtcaagtgggtttgtaccctaaatcatTTTGACATTCTTCTAACCCAGTACTAAAGCTTATTTATTCAATGCATTTATTATTTAGGTCTCCTGCCATGGCTGGAGGACTGTTTGCTATTGAGAGAGAGTTTTCTTCGAGTTGGGACTTTATGATCCAGGTCTTCAGATCTGGGGAGGAGAGAACTTTGAAATTTCCTATAAGGTACTGTAGACTAATTTAGCTTACTTTCTGTATATGTATGCAACCTATTGTTTAGGCTGAGGTCTTATAACATTTGGCCTGTGGATCAACGGTGTACTGTATATCAGGTTACCTTCAGAAATACATCTATAGCCACACTAAAGCATAGGTCAAAATACCTTTaccagtatttttgctcaatatttagttcagtattctgcaaccaaaaccaggagtggattgaaaacacagaaaggttatgttcactcaCTGTTGAAGTTGAGTAaatggccgacatttaatggcaaataattgctgttattttaaaacaatggtgattgtttttaaataacggccattgtttgccattaaatgacggccatccactaaatttcagcagtgtgtgtgaacatagcctttctgtgttttcaatccactcctggttttggttgcaaaatacagagcaaaaatactgtgtgggaacacaacCTTAAAAGGTATTCCAATGTACAATGGCGGCATACAGCCCAAACATGACGTCAAACCAGCTTTACtggttaaaattaaaaaaataaattgcccaGCGTTgccagatgtttgtttttttgagtGTTCATTGGGTTGGTTCAAGGATGCTGGAGAGGTCAGTCGAtgcttttgttgttttgtttaaggggaagTCACTAGTTGGCCTACTTACTCCGGCAGttaacacacacactttattTCATTTTTGAACCTCATAAATACACAGTCAGGcgatgtttacacaacataagtAAAATGTTGACATacttgcaacacggccgtgattaatactttacttacattgtgctgcagctagagggaatcccggccggagtgtatacacatagtatacactcctgccgggatcgctagcggccccgcaaaaaactaacatgtcagagaacctgtcagttcaaacaatggagcgtgcgggtctggccgcatgctccattatgtgcagAAGGGAATATGATGCAGGCGCACATTGATGCACCtccatctgaattcagcagaagtgaagatcatccgtgtggtactgcagtaccggccgggatgatcttcagtaacaccgggcATTCTGTGACTcaaccaggtcacagaacggtctgTGTTATgcgttatgtgaacatggccgtgtcacggaacgtccgatctctgaaaagatcatcccagccggatgatctttagcaccacaGAGGATAAGTTGATAACCAATAGCGATTAGCAAATTTTGGCCATGTCTTGTATAAGTAGTTCTGCTTTCCGTGTTCTCTGATTACCTGGAAAGGCCATATCAGACTTTTAAAGGGAATTGAAACACTTAAATAGAATTCCAACTTTTCAGGACTAACTGAATTGAGGCCCATTTAGGAATAAAATTCCCCTAATCATCCGGTAGATTTTCTAACCTCTATTAATAAATATGTCATCTTGTAGGCTAgacattattaggctgggttcacactacgtatatttcagtcagtattgtggtcctcatattgcaaccaaaaccaggaatggattaaaaacacagaaaggatctgttcacacaatattgaaattgagtggatggccgccatttaatggcaaatatttgctgttattttaaaacaacggctgttatattgaaataatggcacttatttaccgttatatggcggccatccactcaatttcaacattgtgtggacagagcctttctgtgtttttaatccactcctggttttggttgcaatatgaggaccacaatactgactgaaatatacgtagtgtgaacccagccttatggtgtaAAATGTGTTAAATAAAAGAGCAACTACAATGATATATGTGTCCCACTGTCTTTTTATGCACACTACAGTAGAAGTGAAAGGGGTTTTATAACAGTGTGGATTCGAGGTCACACTGCATGCTTTATCTCTTCATAGATTCAGATTTTGAAGAGATTATTTTCCTAGACAAACCCCTAGCcttttcacatggcgtaagagatcgGCCATTCCCCGACCCGGCCGgctcacggagcggccggtctctacaaagatcatcccggccggtactgcagtaccggcccgatgatctttcctgccgcatagttctgatgcgggcgcatccgtgcgcgcccgcatcaaaactccccaaagcacactatgaagcaagcggccagagcagctcgcttcatagtgtgcattgacatgtcagttttttttacggcgccgctagggatcccggccagagtgtgcactatgtgtatacactctggccggcatCCCTTCAGCCTGAAACACTGCGTAAGTACCATGGAAATCACAGCtgttgaaacaacggccgtgatttccacggaacttacgtagtgtgaacatagccttaaagtgatactgtcaccccccttactgTATGTGGGGTTCTCTACACTATCCAcaaacttagatgctgcacattcaatatttgCCTGTATAAAGCTTGTCTGTGTCATCTTCATactctaaaatcgcttcatttcatcagtggactgtgtcacctaggcagggcttcactGCGGTTTAGCCCCCCTCCCAAGAGAGCATCTAGACTTGTTGATGGTGTGGAGAACCACACATAGTgtaaggggggaggggtgaccGTATCACTTTATAAGTTTTTTTCCAGGAGACAAATATTTTTACCTGATCCAACTCTCGAGCAGGCAATATACAGTCATCCATGCAGATCCAAATTATGCCAGCCAGCTGCAATCATTTTGGGCCTTATTTACCATCTTTGTAATGATATCTTAACTGGAAACTGTAATAGTTTAAAAGGGCTCATTCATCTAAAATGGTGTAAAAGAGAGCAGACTATGATAATGTCTGATAGCAGATAGCAATAGGGTTAGGGTGCTGTATTTTAAAGTTTCTCAGTGGTAAAAAGGCATTGTGTATAACAGTTTCataaggcttagaaaaacaagtacacttttttttttttgtagaaagggCACCATAAAGGGTCCTtaatttgggtgtggttttgaaggccagttaaattgaagtaaaacctctaaaggccctattacataacaCAATTATCGTCCAATATCGGCTGTCATGGCCAATAATAGGCCTTAATCGGCtgctgttttctttctttttccaaccctggataaaccctttaaagcgactctgtacccacaatctgaccccccccccccccccccccaaaccgcttgtaccttcggatagctgcttttaatccaagatctgtcctggggtccgtttggcaggtgatgcagttattgtcataaaaacaacttttaatccggcagcgctgtgtctaacggccggggcttacatttgtatatgcattaggctggcacatcctctctgtccttcatccccgccctcctcatcataaggaaagctccaggcagattgcttcctattcgtcagctgtgtgagcccggcacatgggctggatcgttaatacacctgtgcaaagctccaacagcagtaaatgtttctatctgaaggtacaagtggtttggggggtcagattgtgggtacagagtcgctttaacagacCTGGAAGAGTTTAGTTGCTCAGGGTGAGTGCTAGGGCCTTGTCCAGTGTGACCACTTATTTTTTCCACACATTTATCAAAGAGGCATCAAACTGGTTGTAAGTGGCAGAAACAAAAGTCTTTTCTGGGTTGCCTGTGACTGTGGAGTGTCAGACAAGTTCTGTAGCTATGCAAATGTCATTTTAATGTGAGTAGAGAATTGTTTGTGTTGATTATGTTTTCCCTACAGGAATTATAATTGTTGCTGTCTCTTTCACATACTACTCAGCCTTGTGTTAAAACCAAATTATTGCATTTtgttctgttttaaaaaaaacgaaTTCTTAAACTACTGTTAGCTGTAAGTTGTAATTAGTTAACAATAGTATCCTTCCTGTATGCAAATTATAGCAAGCTGTTCTATTGTCTGGATCCCGACAGCACACGAGGGACATGTAACAGAACTCTATAGCAGGCAGAAAATATGTTGCACTGAGGGAATGAAAATGCAGAAGAAAAGCCATAATTTACACTTTTCATGTAAGAATGTTTTACGTAGTTAT contains the following coding sequences:
- the LOC138775569 gene encoding N-acetylgalactosaminyltransferase 7-like, with the translated sequence HLKGRLDDYIKQWNGLVKVFRNERREGLIQARSIGAYKAKLGQVLIYLDAHCEVGINWYAPLVAPIANDRTACTVPLIDYIDGNVYTIEPQQGGDSDGFARGAWDWSMLWKRIPLSDREKAKRKHRTEPYWSPAMAGGLFAIEREFSSSWDFMIQVFRSGEERTLKFPIRSGSVEESYCSHLVHV